A genomic window from Vigna radiata var. radiata cultivar VC1973A chromosome 2, Vradiata_ver6, whole genome shotgun sequence includes:
- the LOC106755647 gene encoding fasciclin-like arabinogalactan protein 12, producing the protein MMKEQYVLPFSLALLLSFLYSTTTLAQLSPASAPLKPVQPTPTPPAEAPKQPLVPSLPQSPSDATPDTAAVDIVGILRQAKSFNILIRLMKTTQLINQLNAXLLTTKSGGITILAPDDSSFSQLKPGFLNSLSDGQKLELLQFHVLSDYVSSSNFDTLTNPVRTLAGAKPGKVELNVISYGGSVNISTGEVNTTITGIVYTDKHLAIYKVGKVLLPVDFFAVAKTPAKAPSLAPEPSAKAPKADKEKSISPDSSDSSETSSTKENSGTMKIHMHGKWVFLVLGLVLVTA; encoded by the coding sequence ATGATGAAAGAACAATATGTCTTGCCCTTCTCACTAGCACTTCTACTTTCATTTCTGTATTCCACTACCACTTTAGCCCAATTATCACCAGCTTCTGCCCCTCTTAAACCAGTTCAACCTACTCCTACTCCACCAGCTGAGGCTCCTAAACAGCCATTGGTTCCCTCATTGCCACAGTCACCAAGTGATGCTACTCCCGACACTGCAGCTGTTGACATTGTTGGAATCCTAAGGCAGGCCAAGTCATTCAACATCCTTATCCGCCTCATGAAAACTACCCAATTGATCAACCAACTCAATGCACANCTCCTCACCACTAAGTCAGGTGGCATCACCATTCTTGCACCTGATGACAGTTCCTTCTCTCAACTCAAACCAGGCTTCCTCAACTCTCTTTCCGATGGCCAAAAGCTCGAGCTCTTACAGTTCCATGTTCTGTCAGACTATGTTTCTAGCTCCAATTTTGATACTCTAACCAACCCTGTAAGAACACTTGCAGGAGCTAAACCTGGAAAGGTGGAACTGAACGTGATAAGTTACGGTGGGAGTGTGAATATCTCAACGGGTGAGGTTAACACCACCATCACTGGTATTGTATACACAGATAAACATCTTGCTATTTACAAGGTGGGTAAGGTACTTCTTCCTGTGGACTTCTTTGCTGTTGCTAAGACACCTGCAAAGGCACCCTCATTGGCTCCAGAACCATCAGCAAAGGCTCCTAAAGCGGATAAGGAGAAGTCAATTTCTCCAGACTCTTCAGATTCATCCGAGACTAGTTCCACAAAAGAGAATTCTGGAACTATGAAAATCCACATGCATGGAAAGTGGGTTTTCCTTGTTCTTGGACTAGTTCTTGTGACTGCGTAG
- the LOC106755609 gene encoding fasciclin-like arabinogalactan protein 11 — translation MKQTTLFSLSLFLLFCSTTLGISPAPAAAPKAPAAKTPHTPKAVAPSPKPLVPTLPQSPDSPDSVPDDITRILKKAKMFSTLIRLLKTTEIINNVNSQLITAKTGGITILAPDDSAFSNLKAGFLNSLNEGQKIELIQFHILPQFVSSSNFDSLSNPVQTVAGKDPVRLPLNVNALGNSVNISTGVVNATILGVVYSDNKLGIYHVDKVLLPLDFFATSKAPALAPSSLAKAPKSAKENSSEDYQGETKQDQNKSGAVSLVGLGGTKFMSLGIALMAVATMWCL, via the coding sequence ATGAAACAAACAACCCTTTTCTCCTTATCACTCTTCTTACTCTTTTGCTCTACCACCTTGGGCATTTCACCAGCACCTGCAGCAGCTCCAAAAGCCCCAGCAGCAAAAACTCCCCATACCCCAAAGGCTGTAGCACCATCACCAAAACCATTAGTCCCCACATTACCTCAGTCTCCAGACTCCCCTGACTCTGTCCCTGATGACATCACCAGAATCCTCAAAAAGGCCAAAATGTTCTCAACCCTCATTCGCCTCCTCAAAACCACAGAAATCATTAACAACGTCAACTCACAGCTCATAACAGCCAAGACTGGAGGCATAACCATTCTTGCACCAGATGATTCTGCCTTTTCAAACCTCAAAGCTGGCTTCCTCAACTCCCTCAACGAAGGCCAGAAAATCGAACTTATCCAGTTTCACATATTGCCACAATTTGTCTCAAGCTCAAACTTTGATTCTCTGAGCAACCCTGTGCAGACAGTGGCGGGTAAAGACCCTGTAAGGCTTCCACTGAACGTGAATGCATTAGGTAACAGTGTCAACATTTCAACTGGGGTCGTCAATGCCACCATTCTTGGAGTAGTATATTCTGATAACAAACTTGGGATTTATCACGTCGACAAGGTGCTTCTTCCTCTAGATTTCTTTGCAACCAGTAAGGCTCCAGCTTTGGCTCCTTCATCTCTTGCAAAGGCTCCCAAATCTGCCAAGGAAAATTCTTCTGAGGATTATCAAGGCGAAACAAAGCAGGATCAGAATAAATCTGGGGCAGTGAGTTTGGTTGGCCTTGGTGGAACAAAGTTTATGTCACTTGGCATAGCTTTGATGGCAGTGGCAACCATGTGGTGTTTATGA